In Candidatus Binatia bacterium, one DNA window encodes the following:
- a CDS encoding lysophospholipid acyltransferase family protein — translation MRLLPAGSRRERAFVWMGGLLIFLVLQFLRWTTRSSFEGEEELFSRFASEEPVILAFWHGRLAMMPFAYRGRGACIMNSRHRDGALVSRAIERLGIEVVHGSSTRGWVGGLKGLLAAHERGLDIVVVPDGPKGPRCKAKPGILQLARATGAPIYPVGYSATSFGFLSRSWDRLLLPKPLSHVHYVAGDCVRVPAAASAAEMEEARRLLEARLVGVAARADELAGIPAALSAEWLATAPAPSAGSKG, via the coding sequence GTGAGGCTGCTGCCCGCGGGATCTCGCCGGGAACGAGCTTTCGTCTGGATGGGAGGTCTGCTCATCTTTCTCGTCCTCCAATTCCTGCGTTGGACGACGCGATCTTCTTTCGAGGGAGAAGAGGAACTTTTCTCGCGCTTTGCGTCTGAGGAGCCTGTGATCCTGGCTTTCTGGCACGGCCGGCTTGCGATGATGCCCTTTGCTTATCGAGGTCGCGGTGCCTGCATCATGAATAGCCGTCATCGCGACGGTGCATTGGTCTCTCGGGCGATCGAACGCCTGGGGATCGAGGTCGTGCACGGTTCGAGCACTCGGGGGTGGGTGGGTGGATTGAAGGGCCTGCTTGCGGCGCATGAACGCGGTCTCGATATCGTGGTCGTCCCTGACGGGCCAAAAGGCCCGCGCTGCAAGGCCAAGCCGGGCATTCTGCAACTGGCGCGCGCGACTGGTGCGCCGATTTATCCAGTTGGCTATTCGGCAACGAGTTTTGGATTTCTGTCCCGCAGCTGGGATCGACTTCTGCTCCCCAAGCCGCTCTCTCATGTGCACTATGTCGCGGGCGATTGCGTGCGGGTTCCGGCAGCGGCAAGTGCCGCCGAGATGGAAGAAGCTCGACGTCTCCTCGAGGCGCGCTTGGTGGGCGTGGCCGCGCGCGCCGACGAACTTGCCGGTATTCCAGCGGCCCTGTCGGCGGAATGGTTGGCGACAGCACCCGCGCCTTCGGCGGGATCAAAGGGCTGA
- a CDS encoding NAD-dependent epimerase/dehydratase family protein, with protein MLILVTGCAGFIGSQIVDALLLRGDQVRGLDCFLDYYPRERKEKNIENAIGNPNFTFLEEDLMTADLNSICADVDAVIHLAAQAGVRASWGQDFSIYCNSNIQGTQRLLEACLARKTRVVYSSSSSIYGDAKDFPTSEETLPQPISPYGVSKLAGEHLSRLYTVSAGVPTISLRYFTVYGPRQRPDMAFHKFLRAQLEGSEITLYDDGEQTRDFTFVGDVVRANLLALENGTPGTAYNIGGGSRVTVNHVLEMIGRITGIAPRVERLGKQLGDVRHTHAAAELAASELQWSPRTGLEEGLQAEYDWLKQEIC; from the coding sequence ATGTTGATTTTAGTTACAGGATGCGCAGGGTTTATCGGTTCACAGATTGTAGATGCTCTTTTGCTGCGCGGCGATCAGGTGCGTGGGCTCGATTGCTTTCTGGATTATTATCCGCGCGAGCGTAAAGAGAAAAACATCGAGAACGCTATAGGAAATCCCAACTTTACGTTTCTCGAAGAAGATTTGATGACGGCCGATCTGAATTCGATTTGTGCGGATGTGGATGCGGTAATTCATCTCGCCGCTCAAGCCGGGGTGCGTGCGAGTTGGGGGCAGGATTTTTCGATCTACTGCAACTCAAATATTCAGGGAACGCAGAGGTTGCTGGAGGCCTGTCTGGCGAGGAAAACAAGGGTTGTCTATTCCTCGTCCTCTTCCATCTACGGCGATGCGAAGGATTTCCCGACCAGCGAAGAGACGCTTCCGCAGCCAATTTCCCCCTACGGAGTCAGCAAGCTGGCTGGGGAGCATCTTTCACGGCTCTACACGGTTTCCGCTGGCGTCCCGACGATTTCTCTCCGCTACTTTACGGTTTACGGTCCTCGCCAACGTCCGGATATGGCTTTCCATAAATTCCTTCGAGCCCAACTCGAGGGGTCTGAAATTACTCTTTATGATGATGGCGAGCAGACACGAGATTTCACTTTTGTGGGTGACGTGGTCCGCGCCAACCTGCTGGCTCTCGAAAATGGCACGCCCGGAACCGCCTACAATATCGGCGGGGGCTCGCGAGTGACCGTGAATCATGTGCTGGAGATGATCGGTCGGATCACGGGCATCGCGCCTCGGGTGGAACGTCTGGGCAAGCAACTCGGTGATGTCCGGCACACGCACGCTGCGGCGGAGTTGGCTGCATCGGAATTGCAGTGGTCGCCGCGGACCGGCCTCGAAGAGGGCCTT
- the lpxK gene encoding tetraacyldisaccharide 4'-kinase, with amino-acid sequence MRVDQESGLRERVLVGWRHRGALRVLLAPAALLFGLAVRLRGAAYRFGLFRTHAVDVPIVSIGNLTVGGTGKTPFALWLAERLCARGYRPAIVTRGYGGVLKGRVVMVGNGSELSEDVSEVGDEAVLLAERAGVPVVCGADRVAAAQKAASTNEVDLIVLDDGFQHRRLGRSMDIVLVDGRAGFGNGGLLPAGPLREPLAALRRADAVVVTKTREPGDVGARVSAAVPGVPVFTAGFAPAAVIHYEDGETMVRPLGTIVGRKIVTVSAIADPTSFYELLGDLEVQPIDVLEYPDHHDFDQADWQQISKVAHAADLIVCTEKDLVKLRRFPFARGRLVALRLELRMPPDEEADLLSLLARRTA; translated from the coding sequence ATGAGGGTGGACCAGGAAAGCGGACTGCGCGAGCGCGTGCTCGTCGGATGGCGTCATCGAGGTGCCTTGCGAGTCCTCCTTGCGCCGGCAGCACTTTTATTTGGCCTCGCTGTTCGCCTCCGGGGAGCGGCCTATCGTTTTGGACTTTTCCGAACCCATGCGGTCGACGTGCCGATTGTCAGCATCGGGAATTTGACGGTGGGTGGAACTGGCAAGACTCCTTTTGCGCTGTGGCTTGCGGAACGTCTCTGCGCGCGTGGCTATCGACCGGCGATCGTCACACGTGGTTATGGGGGGGTGCTCAAGGGGCGGGTGGTGATGGTCGGTAACGGCTCTGAGCTCAGCGAAGATGTTTCAGAAGTCGGGGATGAGGCGGTGCTGCTGGCCGAGCGCGCCGGTGTTCCTGTGGTTTGCGGAGCGGATCGGGTGGCGGCTGCGCAAAAAGCTGCCTCGACAAACGAGGTCGACCTGATTGTTCTTGATGATGGTTTCCAGCATCGCCGTCTGGGGCGATCGATGGATATCGTGTTGGTGGATGGCCGGGCAGGCTTCGGAAATGGAGGGCTACTGCCGGCAGGTCCCTTGCGCGAGCCTCTGGCGGCGCTTCGGCGTGCAGATGCTGTCGTGGTCACGAAGACTCGGGAGCCTGGCGATGTCGGTGCACGGGTTTCGGCAGCGGTTCCGGGCGTTCCGGTCTTTACCGCGGGCTTCGCCCCGGCCGCAGTGATCCATTATGAGGACGGTGAGACAATGGTCCGGCCACTCGGCACCATTGTCGGCCGCAAGATCGTGACGGTGTCCGCGATCGCTGACCCTACATCTTTTTATGAACTGCTCGGTGATCTCGAAGTCCAACCGATCGACGTGCTGGAGTATCCCGACCATCACGATTTTGACCAAGCCGACTGGCAGCAGATCTCGAAGGTTGCTCATGCGGCGGACCTGATCGTCTGCACGGAGAAAGACCTGGTGAAGTTGAGACGCTTTCCCTTCGCGCGGGGGCGCTTGGTGGCGCTTCGTCTGGAGCTGCGGATGCCTCCGGACGAGGAGGCCGATCTTCTTTCCCTGTTGGCGAGGCGGACCGCCTAG
- a CDS encoding glycosyltransferase N-terminal domain-containing protein — protein sequence MAKFPAPLVLRLYNLLLALVGMMSLPLVLLGLLWRAEARRGLAARLGFGWPAGTPGELLWAHGASVGEVEALAPLVRRWQVAHPQAPVVVTALTLTGVATARRLLPGIHAITAPLDFPLVTGRLVRRLRPSLFLFTENELWPNLLLALRRKGVPSVQVSGRVSAGAASGLAMFPRFSRAVLECVSRFLLQSEADRSRLLSLGVDAERLFVTGSLKGSGEVQEPPAVLASLASRELVVAGSTHAGEELLLAEALQSLQRTHRDLLLILAPRHPERFVEVADQLSDMEIPFLRRSELVGARFPKGPQVLLLDTLGELAGCYGMARVAFVGGSLVPVGGHNLLEPARFGVPIVVGPHIESVAELADRLEAAGGLRRAATAAELAVEIEHFLHVRDPEAATAARAMAAELSGALDDTWRALEVPLNGRSLV from the coding sequence ATGGCTAAATTTCCGGCACCTCTGGTTTTGCGGCTTTATAACCTGCTTCTCGCACTCGTGGGGATGATGAGCCTGCCTCTCGTCCTGCTTGGTCTGCTCTGGCGGGCTGAAGCACGCCGGGGTCTCGCTGCGAGACTCGGTTTCGGTTGGCCTGCGGGAACCCCGGGTGAACTTCTCTGGGCGCACGGAGCTTCGGTGGGGGAGGTGGAAGCACTGGCCCCTCTGGTCCGTCGCTGGCAGGTCGCGCATCCCCAAGCGCCGGTCGTGGTCACTGCATTGACACTGACGGGAGTCGCAACGGCCCGCCGACTCCTTCCCGGCATTCATGCGATTACGGCACCGCTGGATTTTCCGCTGGTGACCGGTCGGCTCGTCCGGCGGCTTCGCCCATCGCTTTTTCTGTTCACCGAAAATGAATTATGGCCTAACCTCCTGTTGGCCCTGCGCCGGAAAGGGGTGCCCTCGGTGCAGGTCAGTGGGCGTGTTTCGGCCGGTGCTGCGAGTGGGCTCGCGATGTTTCCCCGATTCTCTCGCGCGGTCCTCGAATGCGTCTCGCGCTTTTTACTGCAATCCGAAGCGGACCGGAGCCGTCTCCTGTCTCTCGGGGTCGATGCGGAACGACTTTTTGTCACGGGCTCCTTGAAGGGAAGCGGGGAGGTTCAGGAGCCTCCCGCGGTGCTTGCCAGCCTGGCCTCCCGAGAGCTGGTCGTGGCGGGCTCGACCCATGCCGGTGAGGAATTGCTTTTGGCGGAAGCGCTGCAGTCGCTGCAACGAACCCATCGAGATCTCCTCCTCATTTTGGCCCCGCGTCATCCGGAGCGCTTCGTGGAGGTAGCGGATCAATTATCCGATATGGAAATCCCGTTCCTGCGCAGGAGCGAACTCGTGGGCGCCAGGTTCCCGAAAGGCCCGCAGGTGCTGCTGCTCGATACGCTGGGAGAGTTGGCGGGCTGCTACGGGATGGCGCGAGTCGCATTCGTGGGCGGTAGTTTGGTGCCCGTGGGTGGGCACAACCTTCTCGAGCCGGCGCGCTTTGGCGTCCCCATCGTGGTGGGGCCTCATATCGAATCCGTGGCTGAGTTGGCAGACCGGCTGGAAGCTGCAGGCGGACTCCGTCGCGCGGCAACTGCTGCCGAATTGGCAGTGGAGATCGAGCATTTTCTTCATGTCCGCGATCCGGAGGCGGCCACCGCAGCGCGTGCGATGGCGGCAGAGCTCTCCGGTGCGCTCGACGATACCTGGAGGGCACTCGAGGTACCGCTGAATGGAAGGTCGCTGGTATGA